In the genome of Vicia villosa cultivar HV-30 ecotype Madison, WI linkage group LG7, Vvil1.0, whole genome shotgun sequence, one region contains:
- the LOC131619023 gene encoding uncharacterized protein LOC131619023: MANNNTPSPDPFVLEQLIEDSSRELMNRRRQERAFAGQRQQTQHIQHVHGLQQVQNVEQTRPEGQVQNGEDGQTRPQTEPDQLQVVNETDTRDGQHASSFTHTSDRRRSRSPDEEEQINIPEGADPTAILLLKELQKTNRLIRQQGDRIHDLERRRRYRSPQRRRHRSRSYSSSRSPPRRSRKRSPSRSRSPSRRNRRQRSYSRSPPRKTRKNQKPETTEAKGLSPEQEHQGPSKAVQKVREHSPKDNRKISGKARNKPQRGRHSNSPEPSDEEDFRSPLSEQIRRVRLPRGMEKPPALDHYDGTTDPDDHIRSIEAVMDYHVDLFLSHFTASRRQPKSEANLEAVIQGADESLRDYLDRFNKEAVQVQTADYMKRPSSDMRKQRLRPRERHGTTMPLAVPTMSP, encoded by the exons ATGGCCAACAACAACACACCCAGTCCTGATCCCTTTGTCCTGGAACAACTGATTGAAGATTCCAGCCGCGAACTGATGAACCGCCGTCGGCAGGAACGTGCTTTTGCCGGACAGAGGCAACAGACTCAGCACATTCAACATGTGCACGGCCTTCAACAAGTCCAGAACGTCGAACAAACCCGTCCTGAAGGACAGgttcagaacggggaagacggGCAGACCCGGCCCCAGACTGAACCAGACCAGCTCCAAGTGGTGAATGAAACTGATACCCGAGACGGGCAACACGCTTCCTCGTTCACCCACACCTCTGACAGACGAAGAAGCCGTAGCCCGGACGAGGAGGAACAGATCAACATTCCCGAGGGCGCTGATCCGACTGCCATTCTCCTACTCAAAGAGCTGCAGAagaccaaccgcctcatccgCCAACAGGGCGACCGCATCCACGACCTGGAAAGGAGGCGACGATATCGCTCCCCCCAACGGAGGCGCCATCGGTCACGTTCCTATTCCTCTTCGCGGTCTCCCCCGAGGAGAAGTCGCAAGCGCAGTCCATCTAGGTCTCGCTCCCCCTCGAGGAGAAACCGGCGCCAGCGGTCttattcccgctctccacctcGAAAGACGCGGAAGAATCAGAAACCTGAAACCACTGAAGCCAAAGGTCTCTCACCCGAGCAGGAGCACCAAGGCCCCTCCAAAGCCGTGCAGAAAGTCCGCGAACATTCTCCAAAAGACAACCGCAAAATCTCGGGCAAAGCACGCAATAAGCCCCAACGGGGCAGACATTCAAACTCCCCTGAACCCAGCGACGAAGAGGATTTCCGCAGTCCCTTGTCCGAGCAAATCCGGCGTGTTCGTCTTCcccgggggatggaaaaaccaccagcCTTGGACCACTATGACGGAACCACCGACCCCGATGACCACATAAGGAGCATCGAAGCTGTCATGGACTACCACGTG GATCTTTTCCTAAGCCACTTCACCGCGTCTCGTCGGCAACCGAAATCAGAAGCAAATCTTGAGGCAGTAATCCAAGGTGCCGACGAATCTTTAAgagactacctcgacaggttcaacaaagaagctgtCCAAGTGCAGACCGcggactacatgaagag GCCTTCATCAGATATGAGGAAGCAGAGGCTGCGACCACGAGAGCGTCACGGGACAACGATGCCACTCGCAGTTCCAACCATGAGCCCTTAA